In Leopardus geoffroyi isolate Oge1 chromosome D1, O.geoffroyi_Oge1_pat1.0, whole genome shotgun sequence, a single window of DNA contains:
- the DPP3 gene encoding dipeptidyl peptidase 3 isoform X2, whose product MGEPEAGSEFAIRAAAAGPMADAQYILPNDIGVSSLDCREAFRLLSPTERLYAHHLSRAAWYGGLAVLLQTSPEAPYIYALLSRLFRAQDPDQLRQHALAEGLTEEEYQAFLVYAAGIYSNMGNYKSFGDTKFVPNLPKEKLERVILGSKAAQQNPAEVRSLWQTCGELMFSLEPRLRHLGLGKEGITTYFSGNCTMEDAKLAQDFLDSQNLSAYNTRLFKDVDQDGKPRYEVRLASVLGTESALHSEMTSRLKSYEFRGNHFQVTRGDYAPILQKVVEHLEKAKAYAANSRQEQMLAQYIESFTQGSIEAHKRGSRFWIQDKGPIVESYIGFIESYRDPFGSRGEFEGFVAMVNKAMSAKFECLVASAEQLLKELPWPPAFEKDKFLSPDFTSLDVLTFSGSGIPAGINIPNYDDLRQTEGFKNVSLGNVLAVAYATQREKLTFLEEDDKDLYIRWKGPSFDVQVGLHELLGHGSGKLFVQDEKGAFNFDQETVINPETGEQIQSWYRSGETWDSKFSTIASSYEECRAESVGLYLCLNPQVLEIFGFEGADAEDVIYVNWLNMVRAGLLALEFYTPEVSSWRQAHMQARFVILRVLLEAGEGLVTVTPTTGTDGRPDARVRLDRNKIRSVGKPALERFLRRLQVLKSTGDVAGGRALYEGYAAVTDAPPECFLTLRDTVLLRKESRKLIVQPNTRLEGSEVQLLEYEASAAGLIQSFSERFPEDGPELEEILTQLATADARFWKCPSEAPSGQA is encoded by the exons ATGGGGGAGCCGGAAGCAGGAAGTGAGTTTGCGATCCGAGCAGCTGCTGCAG GGCCCATGGCGGACGCCCAGTACATCCTGCCCAATGACATCGGTGTGTCTAGCCTGGACTGCCGCGAGGCCTTCCGCCTGCTGTCACCCACAGAGCGCCTGTATGCCCACCATCTGTCACGGGCCGCCTGGTACGGAGGCCTGGCTGTGCTGCTGCAGACCTCCCCTGAGGCCCCCTACATCTATGCCCTGCTCAGCCGCCTCTTCCGTGCCCAGGACCCAGACCAGCTGCGCCAGCATGCCCTGGCTGAGGGCCTTACCGAGGAGGAGTATCAG GCGTTCCTGGTCTATGCTGCAGGTATCTACTCCAACATGGGCAACTACAAGTCCTTTGGCGACACCAAGTTTGTTCCCAACCTGCCCAAG GAGAAGCTGGAACGTGTGATCCTGGGAAGTAAGGCTGCTCAGCAGAACCCGGCAGAAGTCAGGAGCCTCTGGCAGACCTGCGGggagctcatgttctctctggaGCCTCGGCTTCGACACCTcgggctggggaaggag GGAATCACCACCTATTTCTCCGGGAATTGCACCATGGAAGATGCCAAACTGGCCCAAGACTTTCTGGACTCACAG AACCTCAGTGCCTACAACACGCGGCTCTTCAAGGATGTCGACCAGGATGGGAAGCCCCGCTATGAGGTGCGGCTGGCTTCTGTGCTTGGCACGG AGTCTGCTCTGCATTCCGAAATGACGTCCAGGCTGAAGAGCTATGAATTCCGTGGTAACCATTTTCAGGTGACGCGGGGGGACTATGCACCTATCCTCCAGAAGGTGGTGGAGCACCTGGAGAAAGCCAAG GCATATGCAGCCAACAGCCGGCAGGAACAGATGCTGGCTCAGTACATAGAGAGTTTCACCCAGGGCTCCATCGAGGCCCACAAGAGGGGCTCCCGCTTCTGGATACAGGACAAAGGCCCCATCGTAGAGAG TTACATCGGGTTCATCGAGAGCTACCGAGACCCCTTTGGTTCCCGTGGAGAGTTTGAAG gcTTTGTGGCCATGGTGAACAAGGCCATGAGTGCCAAGTTTGAGTGTCTGGTGGCAAGCGCAGAACAGCTGCTGAAGGAGCTACCCTGGCCCCCGGCCTTTGAGAAGGACAAGTTCCTCAGCCCCGACTTCACCTCCCTGGATGTTCTCACCTTCTCTGGCTCTGGCATCCCTGCTGGCATCAACATCCCCAACT ATGACGACCTAAGGCAGACGGAAGGCTTTAAGAACGTGTCACTGGGGAACGTGCTGGCTGTGGCCTACGCTACACAGCGGGAGAAGCTTACCTTCCTGGAGGAGGATGACAAG GACCTGTACATCCGCTGGAAGGGGCCCTCCTTTGATGTGCAGGTGGGACTGCACGAGCTGCTGGGACACGGCAGCGGCAAGCTCTTTGTGCAG GATGAAAAAGGAGCATTTAACTTTGACCAGGAAACAGTGATCAACCCAGAGACGGGGGAGCAG ATTCAGAGCTGGTACCGGAGCGGGGAGACCTGGGACAGCAAGTTCAGCACCATCGCCTCTAGCTATGAAGAATGCCGGGCTGAAAGCGTGGGCCTCTACCTCTGCCTCAACCCCCAAGTGCTAGA GATCTTTGGCTTTGAGGGGGCTGATGCGGAAGATGTGATCTATGTGAACTGGCTTAACATGGTTCGGGCCGGGCTGCTCGCTCTGGAGTTCTACACCCCTGAGGTGTCTAGCTGGAGACAG GCCCACATGCAGGCCCGGTTTGTGATCCTGAGGGTCTTGCTGGAGGCTGGCGAGGGACTCGTTACTGTCACTCCCACCACAGGCACTGATGGGCGGCCAGATGCCCGGGTCCGCCTTGACCGCAACAAAATCCGGTCTGTGGGCAAGCCTGCCCTGGAGCGGTTCCTCAGGAGACTTCAG GTGTTGAAGTCCACGGGAGATGTGGCCGGAGGCCGGGCCCTGTATGAGGGGTACGCAGCAGTCACTGATGCACCCCCTGAGTGCTTCCTCACCCTCAGGGATACCGTGCTGCTCCGCAAGGAATCTCGGAAGCTCATCGTTCAGCCCAACACTCGTCTTGAAG GCTCAGAAGTGCAGCTCCTCGAGTATGAGGCCTCGGCTGCTGGTCTCATCCAATCCTTCTCTGAGCGCTTCCCAGAGGACGGGCCCGAGTTGGAGGAGATCCTCACCCAACTGGCCACAGCTGATGCCCGGTTCTGGAAGTGCCCCAGTGAGGCCCCATCTGGCCAGGCTTGA
- the DPP3 gene encoding dipeptidyl peptidase 3 isoform X1 — MGEPEAGSEFAIRAAAAAGPMADAQYILPNDIGVSSLDCREAFRLLSPTERLYAHHLSRAAWYGGLAVLLQTSPEAPYIYALLSRLFRAQDPDQLRQHALAEGLTEEEYQAFLVYAAGIYSNMGNYKSFGDTKFVPNLPKEKLERVILGSKAAQQNPAEVRSLWQTCGELMFSLEPRLRHLGLGKEGITTYFSGNCTMEDAKLAQDFLDSQNLSAYNTRLFKDVDQDGKPRYEVRLASVLGTESALHSEMTSRLKSYEFRGNHFQVTRGDYAPILQKVVEHLEKAKAYAANSRQEQMLAQYIESFTQGSIEAHKRGSRFWIQDKGPIVESYIGFIESYRDPFGSRGEFEGFVAMVNKAMSAKFECLVASAEQLLKELPWPPAFEKDKFLSPDFTSLDVLTFSGSGIPAGINIPNYDDLRQTEGFKNVSLGNVLAVAYATQREKLTFLEEDDKDLYIRWKGPSFDVQVGLHELLGHGSGKLFVQDEKGAFNFDQETVINPETGEQIQSWYRSGETWDSKFSTIASSYEECRAESVGLYLCLNPQVLEIFGFEGADAEDVIYVNWLNMVRAGLLALEFYTPEVSSWRQAHMQARFVILRVLLEAGEGLVTVTPTTGTDGRPDARVRLDRNKIRSVGKPALERFLRRLQVLKSTGDVAGGRALYEGYAAVTDAPPECFLTLRDTVLLRKESRKLIVQPNTRLEGSEVQLLEYEASAAGLIQSFSERFPEDGPELEEILTQLATADARFWKCPSEAPSGQA, encoded by the exons ATGGGGGAGCCGGAAGCAGGAAGTGAGTTTGCGATCCGAGCAGCTGCTGCAG CAGGGCCCATGGCGGACGCCCAGTACATCCTGCCCAATGACATCGGTGTGTCTAGCCTGGACTGCCGCGAGGCCTTCCGCCTGCTGTCACCCACAGAGCGCCTGTATGCCCACCATCTGTCACGGGCCGCCTGGTACGGAGGCCTGGCTGTGCTGCTGCAGACCTCCCCTGAGGCCCCCTACATCTATGCCCTGCTCAGCCGCCTCTTCCGTGCCCAGGACCCAGACCAGCTGCGCCAGCATGCCCTGGCTGAGGGCCTTACCGAGGAGGAGTATCAG GCGTTCCTGGTCTATGCTGCAGGTATCTACTCCAACATGGGCAACTACAAGTCCTTTGGCGACACCAAGTTTGTTCCCAACCTGCCCAAG GAGAAGCTGGAACGTGTGATCCTGGGAAGTAAGGCTGCTCAGCAGAACCCGGCAGAAGTCAGGAGCCTCTGGCAGACCTGCGGggagctcatgttctctctggaGCCTCGGCTTCGACACCTcgggctggggaaggag GGAATCACCACCTATTTCTCCGGGAATTGCACCATGGAAGATGCCAAACTGGCCCAAGACTTTCTGGACTCACAG AACCTCAGTGCCTACAACACGCGGCTCTTCAAGGATGTCGACCAGGATGGGAAGCCCCGCTATGAGGTGCGGCTGGCTTCTGTGCTTGGCACGG AGTCTGCTCTGCATTCCGAAATGACGTCCAGGCTGAAGAGCTATGAATTCCGTGGTAACCATTTTCAGGTGACGCGGGGGGACTATGCACCTATCCTCCAGAAGGTGGTGGAGCACCTGGAGAAAGCCAAG GCATATGCAGCCAACAGCCGGCAGGAACAGATGCTGGCTCAGTACATAGAGAGTTTCACCCAGGGCTCCATCGAGGCCCACAAGAGGGGCTCCCGCTTCTGGATACAGGACAAAGGCCCCATCGTAGAGAG TTACATCGGGTTCATCGAGAGCTACCGAGACCCCTTTGGTTCCCGTGGAGAGTTTGAAG gcTTTGTGGCCATGGTGAACAAGGCCATGAGTGCCAAGTTTGAGTGTCTGGTGGCAAGCGCAGAACAGCTGCTGAAGGAGCTACCCTGGCCCCCGGCCTTTGAGAAGGACAAGTTCCTCAGCCCCGACTTCACCTCCCTGGATGTTCTCACCTTCTCTGGCTCTGGCATCCCTGCTGGCATCAACATCCCCAACT ATGACGACCTAAGGCAGACGGAAGGCTTTAAGAACGTGTCACTGGGGAACGTGCTGGCTGTGGCCTACGCTACACAGCGGGAGAAGCTTACCTTCCTGGAGGAGGATGACAAG GACCTGTACATCCGCTGGAAGGGGCCCTCCTTTGATGTGCAGGTGGGACTGCACGAGCTGCTGGGACACGGCAGCGGCAAGCTCTTTGTGCAG GATGAAAAAGGAGCATTTAACTTTGACCAGGAAACAGTGATCAACCCAGAGACGGGGGAGCAG ATTCAGAGCTGGTACCGGAGCGGGGAGACCTGGGACAGCAAGTTCAGCACCATCGCCTCTAGCTATGAAGAATGCCGGGCTGAAAGCGTGGGCCTCTACCTCTGCCTCAACCCCCAAGTGCTAGA GATCTTTGGCTTTGAGGGGGCTGATGCGGAAGATGTGATCTATGTGAACTGGCTTAACATGGTTCGGGCCGGGCTGCTCGCTCTGGAGTTCTACACCCCTGAGGTGTCTAGCTGGAGACAG GCCCACATGCAGGCCCGGTTTGTGATCCTGAGGGTCTTGCTGGAGGCTGGCGAGGGACTCGTTACTGTCACTCCCACCACAGGCACTGATGGGCGGCCAGATGCCCGGGTCCGCCTTGACCGCAACAAAATCCGGTCTGTGGGCAAGCCTGCCCTGGAGCGGTTCCTCAGGAGACTTCAG GTGTTGAAGTCCACGGGAGATGTGGCCGGAGGCCGGGCCCTGTATGAGGGGTACGCAGCAGTCACTGATGCACCCCCTGAGTGCTTCCTCACCCTCAGGGATACCGTGCTGCTCCGCAAGGAATCTCGGAAGCTCATCGTTCAGCCCAACACTCGTCTTGAAG GCTCAGAAGTGCAGCTCCTCGAGTATGAGGCCTCGGCTGCTGGTCTCATCCAATCCTTCTCTGAGCGCTTCCCAGAGGACGGGCCCGAGTTGGAGGAGATCCTCACCCAACTGGCCACAGCTGATGCCCGGTTCTGGAAGTGCCCCAGTGAGGCCCCATCTGGCCAGGCTTGA
- the DPP3 gene encoding dipeptidyl peptidase 3 isoform X3, whose translation MELCPFEHSGPMADAQYILPNDIGVSSLDCREAFRLLSPTERLYAHHLSRAAWYGGLAVLLQTSPEAPYIYALLSRLFRAQDPDQLRQHALAEGLTEEEYQAFLVYAAGIYSNMGNYKSFGDTKFVPNLPKEKLERVILGSKAAQQNPAEVRSLWQTCGELMFSLEPRLRHLGLGKEGITTYFSGNCTMEDAKLAQDFLDSQNLSAYNTRLFKDVDQDGKPRYEVRLASVLGTESALHSEMTSRLKSYEFRGNHFQVTRGDYAPILQKVVEHLEKAKAYAANSRQEQMLAQYIESFTQGSIEAHKRGSRFWIQDKGPIVESYIGFIESYRDPFGSRGEFEGFVAMVNKAMSAKFECLVASAEQLLKELPWPPAFEKDKFLSPDFTSLDVLTFSGSGIPAGINIPNYDDLRQTEGFKNVSLGNVLAVAYATQREKLTFLEEDDKDLYIRWKGPSFDVQVGLHELLGHGSGKLFVQDEKGAFNFDQETVINPETGEQIQSWYRSGETWDSKFSTIASSYEECRAESVGLYLCLNPQVLEIFGFEGADAEDVIYVNWLNMVRAGLLALEFYTPEVSSWRQAHMQARFVILRVLLEAGEGLVTVTPTTGTDGRPDARVRLDRNKIRSVGKPALERFLRRLQVLKSTGDVAGGRALYEGYAAVTDAPPECFLTLRDTVLLRKESRKLIVQPNTRLEGSEVQLLEYEASAAGLIQSFSERFPEDGPELEEILTQLATADARFWKCPSEAPSGQA comes from the exons ATGGAACTCTGTCCTTTTGAACACAGTG GGCCCATGGCGGACGCCCAGTACATCCTGCCCAATGACATCGGTGTGTCTAGCCTGGACTGCCGCGAGGCCTTCCGCCTGCTGTCACCCACAGAGCGCCTGTATGCCCACCATCTGTCACGGGCCGCCTGGTACGGAGGCCTGGCTGTGCTGCTGCAGACCTCCCCTGAGGCCCCCTACATCTATGCCCTGCTCAGCCGCCTCTTCCGTGCCCAGGACCCAGACCAGCTGCGCCAGCATGCCCTGGCTGAGGGCCTTACCGAGGAGGAGTATCAG GCGTTCCTGGTCTATGCTGCAGGTATCTACTCCAACATGGGCAACTACAAGTCCTTTGGCGACACCAAGTTTGTTCCCAACCTGCCCAAG GAGAAGCTGGAACGTGTGATCCTGGGAAGTAAGGCTGCTCAGCAGAACCCGGCAGAAGTCAGGAGCCTCTGGCAGACCTGCGGggagctcatgttctctctggaGCCTCGGCTTCGACACCTcgggctggggaaggag GGAATCACCACCTATTTCTCCGGGAATTGCACCATGGAAGATGCCAAACTGGCCCAAGACTTTCTGGACTCACAG AACCTCAGTGCCTACAACACGCGGCTCTTCAAGGATGTCGACCAGGATGGGAAGCCCCGCTATGAGGTGCGGCTGGCTTCTGTGCTTGGCACGG AGTCTGCTCTGCATTCCGAAATGACGTCCAGGCTGAAGAGCTATGAATTCCGTGGTAACCATTTTCAGGTGACGCGGGGGGACTATGCACCTATCCTCCAGAAGGTGGTGGAGCACCTGGAGAAAGCCAAG GCATATGCAGCCAACAGCCGGCAGGAACAGATGCTGGCTCAGTACATAGAGAGTTTCACCCAGGGCTCCATCGAGGCCCACAAGAGGGGCTCCCGCTTCTGGATACAGGACAAAGGCCCCATCGTAGAGAG TTACATCGGGTTCATCGAGAGCTACCGAGACCCCTTTGGTTCCCGTGGAGAGTTTGAAG gcTTTGTGGCCATGGTGAACAAGGCCATGAGTGCCAAGTTTGAGTGTCTGGTGGCAAGCGCAGAACAGCTGCTGAAGGAGCTACCCTGGCCCCCGGCCTTTGAGAAGGACAAGTTCCTCAGCCCCGACTTCACCTCCCTGGATGTTCTCACCTTCTCTGGCTCTGGCATCCCTGCTGGCATCAACATCCCCAACT ATGACGACCTAAGGCAGACGGAAGGCTTTAAGAACGTGTCACTGGGGAACGTGCTGGCTGTGGCCTACGCTACACAGCGGGAGAAGCTTACCTTCCTGGAGGAGGATGACAAG GACCTGTACATCCGCTGGAAGGGGCCCTCCTTTGATGTGCAGGTGGGACTGCACGAGCTGCTGGGACACGGCAGCGGCAAGCTCTTTGTGCAG GATGAAAAAGGAGCATTTAACTTTGACCAGGAAACAGTGATCAACCCAGAGACGGGGGAGCAG ATTCAGAGCTGGTACCGGAGCGGGGAGACCTGGGACAGCAAGTTCAGCACCATCGCCTCTAGCTATGAAGAATGCCGGGCTGAAAGCGTGGGCCTCTACCTCTGCCTCAACCCCCAAGTGCTAGA GATCTTTGGCTTTGAGGGGGCTGATGCGGAAGATGTGATCTATGTGAACTGGCTTAACATGGTTCGGGCCGGGCTGCTCGCTCTGGAGTTCTACACCCCTGAGGTGTCTAGCTGGAGACAG GCCCACATGCAGGCCCGGTTTGTGATCCTGAGGGTCTTGCTGGAGGCTGGCGAGGGACTCGTTACTGTCACTCCCACCACAGGCACTGATGGGCGGCCAGATGCCCGGGTCCGCCTTGACCGCAACAAAATCCGGTCTGTGGGCAAGCCTGCCCTGGAGCGGTTCCTCAGGAGACTTCAG GTGTTGAAGTCCACGGGAGATGTGGCCGGAGGCCGGGCCCTGTATGAGGGGTACGCAGCAGTCACTGATGCACCCCCTGAGTGCTTCCTCACCCTCAGGGATACCGTGCTGCTCCGCAAGGAATCTCGGAAGCTCATCGTTCAGCCCAACACTCGTCTTGAAG GCTCAGAAGTGCAGCTCCTCGAGTATGAGGCCTCGGCTGCTGGTCTCATCCAATCCTTCTCTGAGCGCTTCCCAGAGGACGGGCCCGAGTTGGAGGAGATCCTCACCCAACTGGCCACAGCTGATGCCCGGTTCTGGAAGTGCCCCAGTGAGGCCCCATCTGGCCAGGCTTGA
- the DPP3 gene encoding dipeptidyl peptidase 3 isoform X4 has translation MADAQYILPNDIGVSSLDCREAFRLLSPTERLYAHHLSRAAWYGGLAVLLQTSPEAPYIYALLSRLFRAQDPDQLRQHALAEGLTEEEYQAFLVYAAGIYSNMGNYKSFGDTKFVPNLPKEKLERVILGSKAAQQNPAEVRSLWQTCGELMFSLEPRLRHLGLGKEGITTYFSGNCTMEDAKLAQDFLDSQNLSAYNTRLFKDVDQDGKPRYEVRLASVLGTESALHSEMTSRLKSYEFRGNHFQVTRGDYAPILQKVVEHLEKAKAYAANSRQEQMLAQYIESFTQGSIEAHKRGSRFWIQDKGPIVESYIGFIESYRDPFGSRGEFEGFVAMVNKAMSAKFECLVASAEQLLKELPWPPAFEKDKFLSPDFTSLDVLTFSGSGIPAGINIPNYDDLRQTEGFKNVSLGNVLAVAYATQREKLTFLEEDDKDLYIRWKGPSFDVQVGLHELLGHGSGKLFVQDEKGAFNFDQETVINPETGEQIQSWYRSGETWDSKFSTIASSYEECRAESVGLYLCLNPQVLEIFGFEGADAEDVIYVNWLNMVRAGLLALEFYTPEVSSWRQAHMQARFVILRVLLEAGEGLVTVTPTTGTDGRPDARVRLDRNKIRSVGKPALERFLRRLQVLKSTGDVAGGRALYEGYAAVTDAPPECFLTLRDTVLLRKESRKLIVQPNTRLEGSEVQLLEYEASAAGLIQSFSERFPEDGPELEEILTQLATADARFWKCPSEAPSGQA, from the exons ATGGCGGACGCCCAGTACATCCTGCCCAATGACATCGGTGTGTCTAGCCTGGACTGCCGCGAGGCCTTCCGCCTGCTGTCACCCACAGAGCGCCTGTATGCCCACCATCTGTCACGGGCCGCCTGGTACGGAGGCCTGGCTGTGCTGCTGCAGACCTCCCCTGAGGCCCCCTACATCTATGCCCTGCTCAGCCGCCTCTTCCGTGCCCAGGACCCAGACCAGCTGCGCCAGCATGCCCTGGCTGAGGGCCTTACCGAGGAGGAGTATCAG GCGTTCCTGGTCTATGCTGCAGGTATCTACTCCAACATGGGCAACTACAAGTCCTTTGGCGACACCAAGTTTGTTCCCAACCTGCCCAAG GAGAAGCTGGAACGTGTGATCCTGGGAAGTAAGGCTGCTCAGCAGAACCCGGCAGAAGTCAGGAGCCTCTGGCAGACCTGCGGggagctcatgttctctctggaGCCTCGGCTTCGACACCTcgggctggggaaggag GGAATCACCACCTATTTCTCCGGGAATTGCACCATGGAAGATGCCAAACTGGCCCAAGACTTTCTGGACTCACAG AACCTCAGTGCCTACAACACGCGGCTCTTCAAGGATGTCGACCAGGATGGGAAGCCCCGCTATGAGGTGCGGCTGGCTTCTGTGCTTGGCACGG AGTCTGCTCTGCATTCCGAAATGACGTCCAGGCTGAAGAGCTATGAATTCCGTGGTAACCATTTTCAGGTGACGCGGGGGGACTATGCACCTATCCTCCAGAAGGTGGTGGAGCACCTGGAGAAAGCCAAG GCATATGCAGCCAACAGCCGGCAGGAACAGATGCTGGCTCAGTACATAGAGAGTTTCACCCAGGGCTCCATCGAGGCCCACAAGAGGGGCTCCCGCTTCTGGATACAGGACAAAGGCCCCATCGTAGAGAG TTACATCGGGTTCATCGAGAGCTACCGAGACCCCTTTGGTTCCCGTGGAGAGTTTGAAG gcTTTGTGGCCATGGTGAACAAGGCCATGAGTGCCAAGTTTGAGTGTCTGGTGGCAAGCGCAGAACAGCTGCTGAAGGAGCTACCCTGGCCCCCGGCCTTTGAGAAGGACAAGTTCCTCAGCCCCGACTTCACCTCCCTGGATGTTCTCACCTTCTCTGGCTCTGGCATCCCTGCTGGCATCAACATCCCCAACT ATGACGACCTAAGGCAGACGGAAGGCTTTAAGAACGTGTCACTGGGGAACGTGCTGGCTGTGGCCTACGCTACACAGCGGGAGAAGCTTACCTTCCTGGAGGAGGATGACAAG GACCTGTACATCCGCTGGAAGGGGCCCTCCTTTGATGTGCAGGTGGGACTGCACGAGCTGCTGGGACACGGCAGCGGCAAGCTCTTTGTGCAG GATGAAAAAGGAGCATTTAACTTTGACCAGGAAACAGTGATCAACCCAGAGACGGGGGAGCAG ATTCAGAGCTGGTACCGGAGCGGGGAGACCTGGGACAGCAAGTTCAGCACCATCGCCTCTAGCTATGAAGAATGCCGGGCTGAAAGCGTGGGCCTCTACCTCTGCCTCAACCCCCAAGTGCTAGA GATCTTTGGCTTTGAGGGGGCTGATGCGGAAGATGTGATCTATGTGAACTGGCTTAACATGGTTCGGGCCGGGCTGCTCGCTCTGGAGTTCTACACCCCTGAGGTGTCTAGCTGGAGACAG GCCCACATGCAGGCCCGGTTTGTGATCCTGAGGGTCTTGCTGGAGGCTGGCGAGGGACTCGTTACTGTCACTCCCACCACAGGCACTGATGGGCGGCCAGATGCCCGGGTCCGCCTTGACCGCAACAAAATCCGGTCTGTGGGCAAGCCTGCCCTGGAGCGGTTCCTCAGGAGACTTCAG GTGTTGAAGTCCACGGGAGATGTGGCCGGAGGCCGGGCCCTGTATGAGGGGTACGCAGCAGTCACTGATGCACCCCCTGAGTGCTTCCTCACCCTCAGGGATACCGTGCTGCTCCGCAAGGAATCTCGGAAGCTCATCGTTCAGCCCAACACTCGTCTTGAAG GCTCAGAAGTGCAGCTCCTCGAGTATGAGGCCTCGGCTGCTGGTCTCATCCAATCCTTCTCTGAGCGCTTCCCAGAGGACGGGCCCGAGTTGGAGGAGATCCTCACCCAACTGGCCACAGCTGATGCCCGGTTCTGGAAGTGCCCCAGTGAGGCCCCATCTGGCCAGGCTTGA